The proteins below are encoded in one region of Bifidobacteriaceae bacterium:
- a CDS encoding DUF5998 family protein — translation MLQHAALVAELERVGYFPRIVADALDIALAGEQPVAFYVHPDVAFGVGTIGQHLTVVLLTPTRLISAHADDHAADELAPAAVAASTEAVPLRRIESVTLTHITGEPSEHLPGDTPGVVRLAVRWGANQLLDLEPAGCGDPECLADHGYSGSLTSEDIGLQVAADVNGHDLAAKLVEFARKLYAATAQAA, via the coding sequence ATGCTTCAACACGCGGCCTTGGTGGCCGAACTCGAGCGGGTCGGCTATTTCCCCAGGATTGTGGCCGACGCGCTGGACATCGCCCTGGCGGGCGAGCAGCCGGTGGCGTTCTACGTCCACCCGGATGTGGCGTTCGGGGTGGGCACCATTGGGCAGCACCTGACGGTGGTGTTGTTGACCCCGACCCGCCTGATTTCGGCCCACGCCGACGACCACGCGGCGGATGAGCTGGCGCCGGCCGCTGTGGCCGCCTCGACGGAGGCCGTGCCGCTGAGGCGAATCGAGTCGGTGACGCTCACGCATATCACCGGCGAGCCGTCCGAGCACCTCCCCGGGGACACGCCCGGAGTTGTGCGCCTGGCCGTCAGGTGGGGCGCGAACCAGTTGCTGGACCTTGAGCCGGCGGGCTGCGGCGACCCGGAGTGCCTGGCCGACCACGGCTATTCCGGCTCGTTGACCAGCGAAGACATCGGCTTGCAGGTCGCCGCGGACGTGAACGGCCATGACCTGGCCGCCAAACTGGTCGAATTCGCCCGCAAGCTTTACGCCGCGACCGCCCAGGCCGCGTAG
- a CDS encoding alkaline phosphatase family protein has translation MPSSAPVPAWVTMPCYRGPSLNSVLPAAVERLGIELPAAGPVGADWSEPGDERAAETPRGIVVLLVDGLGVANLAARAGHAPFLNAGRRGELVTGFPSTTVAALASLGTGLPPGRTGLAGYSLRDPATGRRANLIKWDTPTPPTAWQPHATVFERLDAIGRPAAFVGEGRFADSAMTRSSLRGARFYPADPKPASIVEATRNAARAGDGLVYVYWGQLDKAGHAVGWESSQWAAALEALDQAVRRIVAELPRAWELWLTADHGMVDVTGAPVWDVAGDPILAEGVGLVAGEARAVHLYAEDPAAVAARWRGRLGEHAWVLTKAEAIAAGLFGEVEERVEPYLGDVIVALAGRATVLDSRMPGGAAKMVGHHGSLTAAEMTVPLIRWSAPGG, from the coding sequence ATGCCATCCAGCGCACCGGTCCCCGCCTGGGTCACGATGCCGTGCTACCGCGGTCCCAGCCTCAATTCCGTTTTGCCCGCCGCAGTCGAGCGCCTTGGCATAGAGCTGCCTGCGGCCGGGCCGGTTGGCGCGGACTGGAGCGAGCCGGGCGACGAAAGGGCGGCGGAGACGCCGCGCGGGATTGTGGTGCTCTTGGTGGACGGCCTGGGGGTGGCGAATCTGGCGGCTCGCGCCGGCCACGCCCCGTTCTTGAACGCGGGGCGGCGCGGCGAACTGGTCACCGGCTTCCCCTCGACCACGGTGGCGGCGCTGGCCAGCCTGGGCACGGGGCTGCCGCCGGGGCGGACCGGCCTGGCGGGCTATTCCCTGCGCGACCCGGCGACGGGCCGGCGTGCCAATCTGATCAAGTGGGACACCCCCACGCCGCCCACGGCGTGGCAACCGCACGCGACGGTGTTCGAACGCTTGGACGCGATCGGCCGGCCGGCCGCATTCGTGGGCGAGGGGCGCTTCGCGGATTCGGCCATGACCCGGTCCTCGCTGCGGGGCGCCCGCTTCTATCCCGCGGACCCCAAGCCGGCTTCGATTGTCGAGGCGACCCGGAACGCGGCGCGGGCCGGCGACGGCTTGGTTTACGTCTACTGGGGCCAGTTGGACAAAGCGGGCCACGCCGTGGGCTGGGAGTCGTCCCAGTGGGCGGCGGCTTTGGAGGCGCTCGACCAGGCCGTCCGCCGCATTGTCGCCGAACTGCCCCGCGCCTGGGAGCTTTGGCTGACGGCTGACCACGGCATGGTCGACGTGACGGGCGCGCCGGTTTGGGATGTGGCCGGGGACCCGATCCTGGCGGAGGGCGTCGGATTGGTGGCCGGCGAGGCGCGGGCCGTCCACCTTTACGCGGAGGATCCGGCAGCGGTCGCCGCACGCTGGCGGGGCCGCCTAGGGGAGCACGCCTGGGTTTTGACCAAGGCTGAGGCCATCGCCGCCGGGCTGTTCGGGGAGGTCGAGGAGCGGGTCGAACCGTACCTGGGGGACGTGATCGTGGCCTTGGCGGGCCGCGCCACCGTGCTGGACAGCCGGATGCCCGGCGGGGCGGCCAAGATGGTGGGCCACCACGGTTCGCTGACGGCGGCGGAGATGACGGTGCCGTTGATCCGCTGGTCCGCTCCGGGCGGATAA